In Lycium barbarum isolate Lr01 chromosome 9, ASM1917538v2, whole genome shotgun sequence, the DNA window AGTATGGATCGTAAGAAATCCCTGCAACATAGTGGATACATGAGTAGTTGCACCAGCATCAAGCCACCAAGTATTATTAGGAACTTCTACTAAATTTGATTCGAAacatacaaaagcactaaaagtacCTTTCTTTTCGAACCAAGCTTTACGTTTCGGGCAATCTTTCTAATAGTGTCCTTCCTTTCTACAGAAACGACACACATCTGCCTTGAGTTCCTTATGAGCATCCTGTTGAACTTTAGCAGGTGCTTTCTTCTTCTTAAACTTGTTGGCCTTCACTTTAAGTCCTTTACCAGCTCCTTGACCCATGAGGTTAATAGAATGACTTCCTTGTTTTAAGTCTTGATTCCTCCTGAGTAAGCATACTGGACAATTCACTAACATCCCACTTATCCTTAATAGTGTTATAGTTAATTTGGAATGGTCCATACTCATGAGGCAATGAGTTCAGAATAAACTGAACCAAGAAGGAGTCATCCACTTTCATCCCCAAGGTCCGGAGTCTTGCTGCAATGTTAGTCATCTCGATGATATGATTTTGCATACTacgcgacccatcaaacttcatgGTCGTGAGTTCAGCCATTAGTGTACCAGCGAGAGACTTATCAGCAGAACGAAAACGTTCTTCCACAAACTTCAGGTATTCCCTGGTACTTTCTGTCTGTGGAATAGTACTCTTAATGTTGTTGGCAATAATCATTCGCATAAACATAAGGCTCAATCTGTTAGAGCCTTCCCATGCTTTATGGAAAAACTTCTCATCCTCATTGCTCGTATCAGTAATAGCAGCAGGTTTTTCTTTTAGCAGAGCCAAGTCAAGATCCATCACACCTAAGTGGAACTGGACTTGTTCATGCCACTCAGAGAAGTTCAATTCGTTGAACACAATAATAGATGAAGCAAGCGAATGAAGAGGAATAGTTGCAAAATAGATATACATGCTCAtaaattagaaaataatgtgGATTCGGCATAACAATAAAAGTATATCGTAATTCTCCTTTGGGTGATACTACGACATACTATCATAATTTAAATGTCATTTTCAACTTTAATAGGAAATTAAATATTTTCAATCAAACATATACGACATCTTTGGATATACaatacatatttgattaaataATACTAATTTACCTCGTTATGTTCACTACTCATAGAATAATTGATTCACCTTTGAGTAAATCCTTAAGTTCTAGCAATAGTGAAAGTCAATTATCCATTTATTTTCAATAATAGGCATTTCATTAGTTTAATGGATAAACGACAATCTTATGTATGCATATTTTTTTTCCCTCATAAACATGCTAGTTTGgccactttggtgactaacaaactatatGAACATAAATGCACACATAAAATAAAtatcataaaatatttttatGCATGTGAATATTTTAAACATTCTAGTTTGAccactttggtgactaacaaactataAGTATACTACATGCACAAAATAAACATAACTATTATGTACATGCTTATTTTAAGCATACTAGTTCGGCCACTTGGGTGACTAGCAAACTATATTATCACACACAGAGAATAAATAACAATTGGCTTCAAAACTTAATAGcactaaaaatattattttatggcCCCATAATTCTCATAATGTGGGACTGCAATTATTAAAATAATGAATTCAAAAGATGTAAGGATGAAACCTTATTCTTGAACGGTGATGTGACGTAATAGGCCAAACTTAAGttgaacaaaaataaaaaagggtTCTGAGATGGTTTTGGCTTTTAGCGATTAAAAGTTAAcccaatgtatgaaaattttTGACCGATCAAAGAGTTATATCTTCAAAATTAATAGGCTTAATACCGAGATGGACCTTTAAACTtaacatgttttgtaagatagacatataaacttacaaggtgaccagatagacacttaaacttactcaaagtgtatttttcaagttttccagttattttgaaaacaaaaactatatttttcaaacactcacaattttcatggccaaacaagccctaaatatatcacaaaatattttttttaaaatgcaaaaataaggcaaacgcatatacatgagactataaatgtgcacttaaaccaataaatactcgctaatcgcaattttgcagctttcaattaactcggattttttttttacacttgagtaattaaaaaataataactttaaccaataaaaatccttaaaaaaaaaaatttcaaattaagaaatttctaagttcagtatttcaagtgtaaaagaaatttcaaattaagaaaactgtaaagccgagaagaaaatccttaaaaaaaagaaatttcttaatttgaaatttctttttttaaggatttttattggttaaagttattgttttttaattattcaagtgtaaaaaaaaaaccgagttaattgaaagctgcaaaattgcgattagcgagtatttattggtttaagtgcacatttatagtctcatgtatatgcgattgccttatttttgcattttaaaaaaaaaatattttgtgatatatttagggcttgtttggccatgaaaattgtgagtgtttgaaaaatatagtttttgttttcaaaataactggaaaacttgaaaaatacattttgagtaagtttaagtgtctatctggtcaccttgtaagtttatatgcctatcttacaaaacatgccaagtttaaaggtccatctaggtattaagccaaaTTAATATGCTGCCAAGCGATATTGATCTCTGGACCTACTTTTGTTTCTTATAGAAAACAAATTTTCAAAGATTACCATTCTAATCTTTTAACACAATAATCTGCTTTTCCTTCCGtaataaatagataaataaatTCATTCTTTGGGCAAATCAATAGAAACAACAAAACATGTAAGCCCTTTTGAACGATAAATCACTACCGGCGACGTAGCGTGATTTTTACGAGCAATACAGTAATATTGTAATCACTATTTTACATTCAACACAATAATGTTTTCCTTCTACGAAGATTATTGGTTCAAATATCCAGGCTCTTGATACCACATGTAAGATTAACTTAATTCACGCAGGATCTTGAACACAATAATCTTACATGGAGATAATACGGAAAACATACCTGATGCGGAAGACATTATCACGAAAGCGGAAACGTTAATTGTGTAAACTGATTTTACCTCCTTGCCCTAGTCCCACAGCCGACAGTGATGGAAAAAATGTATAAAATAAGTGGTAACCCTAATAGGTGGAGGGAGGACCAATTTATAGGAGTTGAGACTTAATCCGGTACGTCCATCAAGTAACCAATCTAATGGACGAGATTTATTTTtcattaaatattagttatgGGCTTTATATTAATTGGGCCACATATTACAATTAATAAAATTCTAACATCAACTTGTATAGTCGTTTCTAGCCTCTTTAGTCCACAGTGTCTTCAATTTCACTTTTTTCCTGTTGCTATCCTGTTGTTGATTTTGCTCTGCTGCAGCACTTGTGCAGTGTATTGGAGCAGATATTTTTAACTTGCTATTTGGGTTGGGGGAAGGGAGCATAGGAAAACATGGGGATTTGTTGGGGGTGGGGTGGAGGAGTATAGGAACTATTTTCCTAAAATATATTTTGTACTCACTTATCAAATactagaaaatgttttccattAACTAACCAAATTGTACAAAATATTTTTCGGGAAATGTTTTTCAAACACCAActaaacatgagaaaataagtaagaaccCACTTGTTTTCAGCAAAGACATTTTCCAAAAAAATGTTTTccatggaaaacattttccttcgtaccaaacacactcttagttttcttatttttaaatagaaGTAAAATAGATGCACTGTTAGTTCAGCGAAGTGTATTTTAAAATATGCTAATGTTACACATAGAATATAAAATTAAGAAGATCACAGAAGGTAACAACCACCAATCACATCATTTGAATTTTCGGTCTTGCATAAAGTTGTTCCTCAGTGAAagttttattattttttccttctttttgaaTTTAATCTAGAGTCATTCTGATCTTAGTAGATTTACTATTAAATTGTGAATATAAGAGTAATATTTTACTCTTCTCAAGAATTACAGTTGAGAAATGGTTGTAATTATTATTTTATGTTAGATTTTCAATGTTAATTCTCCGTAATGATATTTTTCTGTTTTAAAGCACTTAATTAAACTCTACTctaatatattttttctttttgtagCGTAAATTATAAAGTTTGTAAAGATGAGCTTAGATTATAAAAGTAATCTTGTGAAATGGGTATGAAGAGAATCGACATCCATTTTAAGGACCTTAATGatccttaaataaaataaattttgatGAAACATCAATCTATTTTTAGGCAGTGTTTTAAAACTAAAAAActctttgtttttatttttttccttttaattgtCTTGAAAGTTTGTCACCCATAACTCGAAAGTGAATATACAAAATGTTTATTTCAATAATTATATTAAAACTCGATGTTCTTGCTTAGAAAAATTTCATCAAAATATTCTGCCTAACATGTTACTATTGTTTTTTGTTTGTTAAATAGATACTACTGATATATTAATATCTACAAAATTACATAAGAGTTTGGGCATTCCAGCCATTTACTTGTTTCGGGTTACCACCCGATGGGTCATTACATTGCAAAATTACACGATCATAGACAGTTCCTAACGTGTCTGCCCAAAATACACTATTAACAAACATAGGAGGACCTGATAGAATTTTTGCCCTGTCAAAAAGATGCTGCTTCCCACCTTCCTTAGCTAAGAGGTCTCCTACTTTGTTCTGTTCCCGCTAGCTATGCCTTAGTAGCGGATGTCCCAGCTCTTCCACTAAGGACCTGCATTCAGAAGTAATGGGGATATAAGCCAGATGTCCATTGGTTATCATTGATATTACCACAATCGAATCAGTGTTGATCTCTATAGGCATCAGATTATTCTCTAGTGCAATTCTTAGTCCCCGCATAATGGCTGTTAGTTCAGCAAGATTGTTAGTGGTATGAGGAAGTCCTTTCATGAAGCCAACAACACAGTTACCTCTGTTATTCCTAATAACTCTTCCTATTACCCCTAGTCCTGGATTTCCTTGGCAGGATCTATCAGTGTTAAGCTAGAAAAAGTTTGGTCCTGGAGGCTCCCATTGATGGAGATCTTGGTCCTAATAGTAACTCTAATGTCATAGGTGCAAACTTTGGAATATTCAATGGCTTGTCCATAGAGGTTAGTAAAACAAGGGTGGTCATGCTTGCCATTGAACAAATTGTTGTTCCTATTCATCCAAATACCCAGAAGCAAAAGAGCATCAGATCAACCCATTTGATAAGGTGATCAAAGTCTTTACTTTTTATGTTTTTCCAAGTAGTGATCCATTTATCAATATTGTGGAAGAAGGAGCTAGTAATGGTAGCGGTTGGACAGTGTTGCACAACACAATTCCAGAATTGTCTACTGATTCCACATTCAAAGAAAATGGGATTAATGTTTTCCTTGGGGTGTCTACATGATTTGAATTCAGGGTTGACATTGAGGCCAATGAAATGAAGGAAGAATGTTGTTGGCAACCTGTTGTGATTCAATAGCCAGAAGAAGAATCTAATTTTATTTGGAGCTTTTATTTTCCAAATCCagctaaagttcatgatatgggCTTGGGAATTTCCAGTTTGGTTATTGTCTAGGAGAGAGTAGGCACTACTAGAGCTAAATATTCCATTGCTAGACAACCCCCAGTAG includes these proteins:
- the LOC132611768 gene encoding uncharacterized protein LOC132611768, with product MYIYFATIPLHSLASSIIVFNELNFSEWHEQVQFHLGVMDLDLALLKEKPAAITDTSNEDEKFFHKAWEGSNRLSLMFMRMIIANNIKSTIPQTESTREYLKFVEERFRSADKSLAGTLMAELTTMKFDGSRSMQNHIIEMTNIAARLRTLGMKVDDSFLVQFILNSLPHEYGPFQINYNTIKDKWDVSELSSMLTQEESRLKTRKSFY